From one bacterium genomic stretch:
- a CDS encoding flagellar biosynthetic protein FliQ, protein MIGSLIETGLFLVLVLSGIPLLVSTGISLIGALIQAATQIQEQSIGFLLKGFSLAGVLAIAGRLMYQTLTEYLTWSYYSIRYLGQ, encoded by the coding sequence ATGATAGGCTCACTGATTGAGACTGGATTGTTTCTCGTTTTAGTGCTTTCGGGAATACCTCTCCTGGTCTCAACCGGGATTAGTCTTATCGGCGCTCTGATTCAAGCTGCAACGCAAATTCAGGAACAATCAATAGGATTTTTGTTAAAGGGTTTTTCTTTAGCCGGAGTTCTCGCGATAGCGGGACGCCTTATGTATCAGACGTTGACTGAATACCTGACGTGGAGCTATTACTCCATTCGGTATCTTGGAC